From one Heterodontus francisci isolate sHetFra1 unplaced genomic scaffold, sHetFra1.hap1 HAP1_SCAFFOLD_913, whole genome shotgun sequence genomic stretch:
- the LOC137362501 gene encoding N-alpha-acetyltransferase 38, NatC auxiliary subunit-like, whose amino-acid sequence MSSACCSVAVKLKASSMSSTSSSNQALFRLLDSILSSTEQELPDSRGSAYLHTRQMLESLLNKSMRIRMTDGRTLIGLFLCTDRDCNVILGSAQEYLKPTDSLAQGEPRVLGLAMIPGHHVVSIEVEMDSVSSPQYM is encoded by the exons atgtcctcggcctgctgcagtgttgcagtgaagTTGAAAGCAAGCTCgatgagcagcacctcatcttccaatcagGCTCTCTTCCGCCTTCTGGACTCCatattgagttcaaca GAGCAAGAACTACCAGACAGCCGTGGGTCAGCGTACTTGCACACCAGGCAAATGCTGGAGAGCTTGCTGAATAAAAGCATGCGGATCCGAATGACGGACGGCAGGACGCTGATTGGCCTCTTCCTCTGCACCGACCGGGACTGCAATGTCATTTTAGGTTCTGCTCAGGAGTACTTAAAACCAACAG ATTCCTTGGCGCAGGGTGAACCTCGAGTGCTGGGTCTCGCCATGATCCCCGGACACCATGTCGTTTCCATCGAAGTGGAAATGGACAGTGTGTCGAGCCCGCAGTACATGTGA
- the LOC137362502 gene encoding pentraxin-related protein PTX3-like: MAGFCFFLLAVTFPFVAGRVVKEDDNFMLYSDWLDDSHEEEAESCPCRNELSHWDKAFVMLEDSHMRQNMILHSVDETLAGELKAMRSELHRALAQPTGTCRHARHHPADTASARLAKLAELRHEGMVKWQQENAKKLQEVFLLVLGVHHRIGAPEEQLENAGPSGMMPGSDGEGALCPTLIEELQQTRAELRTLRLQLPARPLVMPTEAPPAGCRRALSFATHLKGMQASILLADNRDLLAFTACIWAKPSGAAEDTVLFSYCTKGNGTEFQLYLSRGSVQFSVGGREVDGHAGPSGKWTHYCGIWDGESGNATLMVDGRAVASRNLSDGPHAFAGRGGAVLLGHGSTDCRAGQSAREPTPFAGKLTGFNLWDTASTEMEVGLLLRSNGCDVKGNVVGWGVSQVTVGTGVLFH; this comes from the exons ATGGCCGGTTTCTGCTTCTTTCTCCTCGCCGTGACCTTCCCCTTCGTGGCCGGCCGCGTTGTCAAGGAGGACGACAACTTCATGTTGTACTCCGACTGGCTTGATGACAGCCACGAGGAGGAAG CTGAGAGCTGCCCATGCCGCAATGAACTCTCTCACTGGGACAAGGCCTTTGTGATGCTGGAAGACTCGCATATGCGCCAGAACATGATCCTGCACTCTGTCGACGAGACCCTGGCCGGCGAGCTCAAGGCGATGCGCTCCGAGCTGCACCGGGCACTGGCCCAGCCCACTGGCACCTGCAGACATGCCCGCCATCACCCAGCGGACACAGCGAGCGCCCGCCTCGCCAAGCTGGCGGAGCTCAGGCACGAGGGCATGGTCAAGTGGCAGCAGGAGAACGCCAAGAAGCTGCAGGAGGTCTTCTTGTTGGTTCTGGGTGTACACCACAGGATCGGGGCACCGGAGGAGCAGCTGGAGAATGCAGGGCCCAGCGGGATGATGCCAGGCTCTGATGGCGAGGGGGCCCTGTGCCCAACTCTGATCGAGGAGCTGCAGCAAACCAGAGCTGAACTCCGTACCTTGAGGCTTCAGCTGCCTGCTCGACCACTGGTGATGCCAACCGAGGCACCTCCGGCAG GGTGCCGGCGAGCATTGAGTTTTGCCACTCATCTGAAGGGAATGCAGGCCAGCATCCTCCTTGCGGACAACCGCGACCTCCTCGCCTTCACTGCCTGCATCTGGGCCAAGCCAAGTGGTGCAGCGGAGGACACAGTTCTCTTTTCCTACTGCACTAAAGGAAACGGCACTGAATTCCAGCTGTATCTCAGCCGAGGCTCGGTACAATTCTCAGTCGGCGGCAGGGAGGTGGACGGTCACGCAGGCCCCTCTGGAAAGTGGACGCACTACTGTGGGATCTGGGACGGCGAATCGGGGAACGCGACGCTGATGGTGGACGGGCGGGCGGTGGCTTCGCGCAACCTGTCGGATGGGCCGCACGCATTCGCTGGCAGGGGAGGAGCTGTGCTGCTGGGGCACGGAAGCACCGACTGTCGAGCGGGCCAGAGCGCCAGGGAACCCACCCCCTTCGCCGGAAAGCTGACGGGCTTCAACCTGTGGGACACAGCCTCCACAGAGATGGAGGTGGGCCTTCTGCTGAGAAGCAATGGGTGCGACGTTAAGGGgaatgtggtggggtggggtgtctCTCAGGTCACGGTGGGTACCGGTGTGCTGTTCCACTAG